In Thermotomaculum hydrothermale, a single genomic region encodes these proteins:
- the argF gene encoding ornithine carbamoyltransferase has translation MKHLLTLKDVKREEIFDIYNTADKLVENSGEYADFLKNKVIGLYFQKVSTRSRFAFESGIYRLGGNAIYFKTSELQLSRGESIFHTAKALSCYLDALVIRALSHQDVEDFANFGSIPVINSMSGMYIPIVALNIGYTVRKLKGELDNLNFVYVGDGYNTCHSLMLFCSLIGINLTVITPKDYEPNPEVVENCKEFCKKSGANLKVTNDLNAVEGADVIVTDVWVSIGMEDEKEKRRKDFKGYTVNSELVKKTGKEDVLIFHPMPLRIGEEICSDVRDRLVINEYTKNLMYVSQSILVNIFSKEEE, from the coding sequence GTGAAGCATCTTTTAACCCTTAAAGATGTTAAAAGAGAAGAAATCTTTGATATTTACAATACTGCTGATAAATTAGTTGAAAATTCAGGTGAGTACGCAGATTTTTTAAAAAACAAAGTTATTGGCTTATACTTTCAAAAGGTTTCAACAAGAAGCCGCTTTGCTTTTGAAAGCGGAATCTATAGGTTAGGTGGAAATGCTATCTATTTTAAAACATCTGAATTGCAGCTTTCCCGTGGCGAATCTATTTTCCATACAGCAAAGGCTTTATCCTGTTATCTTGATGCACTTGTAATAAGGGCATTATCCCATCAGGATGTTGAGGATTTTGCAAATTTTGGTTCAATCCCTGTTATCAACAGTATGAGTGGAATGTATATTCCAATTGTAGCCTTAAATATAGGATACACAGTTAGAAAATTAAAAGGAGAGCTGGATAATTTAAACTTTGTTTATGTTGGAGATGGATATAATACCTGCCACTCATTAATGCTTTTTTGCTCATTAATTGGGATTAATCTTACTGTTATCACACCAAAGGATTATGAGCCAAACCCTGAAGTTGTAGAAAACTGCAAGGAATTTTGTAAAAAATCAGGGGCAAATTTAAAGGTAACAAACGATTTGAATGCTGTTGAGGGGGCAGATGTTATTGTGACAGATGTCTGGGTTTCAATAGGAATGGAAGATGAAAAGGAAAAGAGGCGTAAAGATTTTAAAGGTTATACAGTAAACTCTGAGTTAGTAAAAAAGACAGGGAAAGAGGATGTTTTAATTTTTCATCCTATGCCTTTGCGAATAGGGGAAGAAATTTGTTCAGATGTTAGAGATAGACTTGTTATTAACGAATATACAAAGAATTTAATGTATGTTTCCCAGTCTATTCTGGTAAACATTTTTTCAAAGGAGGAGGAGTAA